One window of the Nitrospiraceae bacterium genome contains the following:
- a CDS encoding DUF5132 domain-containing protein, producing MEAVIGGVVVGAVVAVAAPSIASGIGSVLRPMAKEIIKGGLVAYAAVSEMVSETGEHFNDIVAEAKAEIEHHDKKMPRAKAQQA from the coding sequence ATGGAAGCTGTCATTGGTGGTGTGGTGGTCGGAGCTGTTGTCGCAGTGGCTGCTCCCTCCATAGCGTCGGGAATTGGATCGGTACTTCGGCCTATGGCCAAAGAAATTATTAAAGGAGGTCTTGTGGCCTACGCCGCTGTTTCAGAAATGGTTTCTGAAACCGGGGAACATTTCAATGACATTGTGGCTGAGGCCAAGGCAGAAATCGAGCATCACGATAAAAAAATGCCGCGGGCTAAAGCGCAGCAGGCTTGA
- a CDS encoding DUF5132 domain-containing protein produces MLPIIGGVVVGAIAALAAPSLVSGVISGARALTKGVIKGGMAAFTATSELVAESGEHIQDLVAEAKSEVKQAKKTTVEG; encoded by the coding sequence ATGTTGCCAATCATTGGGGGTGTGGTCGTTGGAGCGATTGCCGCGTTAGCTGCTCCATCGCTCGTTTCCGGAGTAATTTCAGGAGCGCGTGCGCTCACCAAGGGGGTCATTAAGGGTGGAATGGCGGCCTTTACCGCGACATCAGAACTCGTTGCTGAGTCAGGGGAACACATTCAAGATCTTGTCGCTGAGGCAAAATCTGAAGTCAAGCAGGCAAAAAAAACAACCGTTGAAGGCTAA
- a CDS encoding heavy metal translocating P-type ATPase, which translates to MGVLSASIVHAIPGRLRVKLSEDEQNVDSAEAIDLKLSELEGVDEVTRNLTTGHLILHYDACQVTNPDFFRSVAETLGVSPNDFAIDHLQTSFGQTVHDQNKGNGAKSSSREKSSNLPATIPNIMASSKVVHSLPGRVRLRVPALQIRAQLAEALPIFLQDQEGIQEVRVNSTCSSVTVTCDSTLWDGERLSQFLRDLRHEDIEAYQPKQVIPEQAENAVDEESGPELWYSSTGIAIALFVEPLAPIAVPVFLLAAALPMLKRAYHSVAVDGKLNVDVLDASATALMSIQGAFPMATGMVFLINVADYIRDLTVLQSKKAIEEVLAYQKTRAWVIRNGQTIQVPVSEIQRGETVVIYPGERISIDGTVQSGKALVDQATLTGESMPVEKNPGDPVYAATVLREGELYVQAEQIGDETEAARIVRLVEGAPARETKIQNYAVKWANDLVPYSFGLGAVGAVIGGGIPGAAAVLIVDYGTGIRIAAPTTVLCSMTKAIRHGILIKGGRHMETLAEVDAVVFDKTGTLTMGHPDVVDICPLGSFTADEVLTLAAAAENRLTHPVAQAIVRAAQERGLMIPERTTSDYTLGLGVESIVDDKIVLVGNHRYMAEQRITLSKKIKKQISDMEDRAVSPLCVAVDGKLAGLLSYTDPIRPEAIEVIQALKDRGVKEIVMLTGDHEKVAKRVAMDLGIDRYIAEVFPGHKADVVKDLQRQGYKVAVVGDGINDSPALAFADVGIAVEGGTQVAQDTAHVTLLHGGLWKIPAAIDISREAISLIHQNWKIISIPNTIALGLACIGILGPIGATLLSNGSAIIATLNGLRPIMGKPAAPPRPMLVLEPHGVRHDISENGGQEQRFPVLEGELLDIPA; encoded by the coding sequence ATGGGCGTTCTTTCGGCCTCCATTGTTCATGCTATTCCAGGGCGTCTTCGTGTAAAACTATCTGAGGACGAGCAAAATGTTGACTCCGCAGAAGCGATCGATCTCAAGCTTTCTGAGTTGGAAGGGGTAGATGAGGTCACAAGGAATTTAACCACCGGTCATCTCATTCTTCACTATGATGCATGTCAGGTGACTAATCCGGATTTCTTCCGTTCCGTCGCTGAGACCCTTGGAGTCTCCCCGAACGATTTCGCCATCGACCACCTCCAAACATCCTTTGGACAGACAGTCCATGACCAGAACAAGGGGAATGGAGCGAAGTCCTCTTCCAGAGAAAAATCCTCCAACCTACCCGCCACCATTCCCAATATCATGGCCTCTTCGAAAGTTGTCCATTCACTTCCAGGACGAGTGCGTCTTCGTGTCCCTGCCTTACAGATTCGTGCCCAGCTTGCCGAAGCCCTCCCTATCTTTTTACAAGATCAGGAAGGCATTCAAGAGGTCAGAGTCAACTCCACCTGCTCCAGCGTCACGGTAACTTGTGACTCAACCCTCTGGGACGGAGAAAGACTCTCCCAATTCCTGCGAGACCTTCGGCATGAGGACATTGAGGCATACCAGCCCAAACAGGTCATACCAGAACAGGCAGAGAATGCCGTTGATGAGGAGTCCGGCCCGGAACTGTGGTATTCAAGCACCGGAATTGCCATCGCCCTGTTTGTCGAACCTCTTGCACCAATCGCGGTTCCCGTCTTTCTCCTGGCTGCTGCACTGCCTATGCTCAAACGAGCTTACCATTCTGTCGCGGTGGACGGGAAACTGAATGTGGATGTTCTTGATGCCTCCGCGACCGCGCTGATGTCGATACAAGGTGCCTTTCCCATGGCAACCGGTATGGTCTTTCTCATCAATGTTGCGGACTATATTCGCGACCTCACAGTGTTGCAATCCAAAAAAGCGATCGAGGAAGTTCTGGCTTACCAGAAGACTCGTGCGTGGGTCATTCGGAACGGGCAAACCATCCAGGTTCCCGTCAGTGAGATTCAACGAGGAGAAACCGTGGTTATCTACCCGGGGGAACGGATTTCCATAGATGGGACCGTCCAATCGGGAAAAGCCCTGGTGGATCAAGCCACTCTTACCGGTGAATCCATGCCGGTCGAAAAAAATCCCGGCGATCCGGTCTATGCCGCCACCGTCCTGCGTGAAGGTGAACTGTACGTTCAGGCTGAACAAATCGGAGATGAAACCGAAGCCGCCCGAATTGTGCGTTTAGTTGAAGGCGCCCCGGCCAGAGAGACCAAAATTCAAAACTATGCCGTAAAATGGGCCAATGACCTGGTTCCCTATAGTTTTGGACTTGGCGCGGTGGGCGCCGTCATTGGCGGCGGCATTCCCGGCGCAGCGGCCGTGTTAATTGTGGACTACGGAACGGGAATCAGAATCGCAGCTCCCACGACCGTCCTCTGCTCCATGACAAAAGCGATCCGCCATGGGATTTTAATCAAAGGCGGGCGGCATATGGAAACCCTGGCTGAAGTGGATGCTGTGGTCTTTGATAAAACAGGCACCTTAACCATGGGACACCCCGACGTGGTGGACATTTGCCCACTTGGCTCCTTCACCGCAGATGAAGTCTTGACCCTGGCCGCGGCTGCGGAGAACCGCCTGACACACCCTGTAGCCCAAGCCATCGTCCGTGCTGCGCAGGAACGTGGACTGATGATCCCGGAGCGGACCACATCCGACTACACGCTGGGGCTTGGCGTTGAATCCATAGTGGACGATAAGATTGTGCTGGTAGGGAATCACCGGTATATGGCGGAACAACGCATCACGCTTTCAAAAAAGATTAAAAAGCAAATCAGCGACATGGAAGATCGTGCCGTCTCTCCCCTCTGTGTGGCCGTGGATGGGAAACTCGCAGGTCTGTTGTCTTATACCGATCCTATCAGGCCGGAGGCCATTGAAGTGATTCAGGCTCTCAAGGACCGTGGGGTTAAAGAAATCGTCATGCTCACAGGAGATCATGAAAAAGTTGCCAAACGCGTCGCCATGGATTTGGGGATTGACCGCTACATCGCCGAAGTCTTCCCCGGCCATAAAGCGGATGTGGTGAAGGACCTACAACGACAAGGATATAAGGTGGCCGTGGTGGGAGATGGGATCAATGACTCCCCGGCCCTTGCCTTTGCCGATGTCGGAATTGCCGTGGAGGGTGGCACTCAGGTCGCTCAGGATACGGCCCATGTGACCTTACTCCATGGAGGCCTATGGAAGATCCCCGCGGCCATTGACATTAGTCGTGAAGCGATCAGCTTGATCCATCAAAATTGGAAAATCATTTCTATTCCCAATACCATTGCGTTGGGTTTGGCCTGTATTGGAATCCTCGGTCCCATCGGCGCGACCCTCCTCAGTAATGGGTCAGCCATCATTGCCACCTTGAATGGCCTTCGACCCATTATGGGAAAGCCAGCCGCACCGCCACGGCCTATGCTGGTGTTGGAACCGCACGGGGTGAGGCATGATATTTCTGAAAACGGGGGGCAGGAACAACGCTTTCCTGTGTTGGAAGGGGAACTTCTCGACATCCCGGCGTAA
- a CDS encoding DUF5132 domain-containing protein: MSHPEKEDPESTDKSQAGSGPGGISGAFRPLVKELVKAGLVVYETVSEKASGFGKQLNDLVEEARSETMKPPSADGDHEETETKGRARKSGKSKDPHTKA, from the coding sequence ATGTCTCATCCCGAGAAAGAAGATCCTGAATCAACGGACAAGTCCCAAGCTGGGAGCGGTCCCGGGGGAATTTCTGGAGCGTTCCGCCCTTTAGTCAAAGAGCTCGTGAAAGCCGGGCTCGTCGTCTATGAAACGGTTTCAGAGAAGGCATCGGGGTTTGGAAAGCAATTGAATGATCTCGTGGAGGAGGCACGCTCAGAAACGATGAAACCGCCCTCCGCTGACGGTGACCACGAAGAAACCGAAACAAAAGGCAGAGCGAGAAAATCTGGAAAGTCGAAGGATCCACACACAAAAGCCTGA
- a CDS encoding DUF5132 domain-containing protein — protein sequence MEAVIGGAVVGAVAAVAAPSLISGIGGMLRPLAKEVLKGGIVAYTAVSEMVAETGEQFNDIVAEAKAEIAHPTKAKPSN from the coding sequence ATGGAAGCTGTAATTGGCGGTGCCGTGGTTGGAGCTGTAGCGGCAGTGGCAGCCCCTTCACTTATTTCGGGAATTGGAGGGATGCTTCGTCCCTTGGCAAAAGAAGTCCTCAAGGGGGGTATTGTGGCCTATACCGCTGTTTCAGAGATGGTTGCCGAGACCGGGGAACAATTCAATGACATTGTCGCCGAGGCAAAAGCAGAAATTGCCCATCCCACGAAAGCCAAACCCTCAAACTAA
- the cax gene encoding calcium/proton exchanger: MGLNLLLVFIPIAVGLDWYEANPILVFIASGLAIVPLAGLMGRSTESLSVYIGATLGGLLAATMGNAPELIISIFALKAGLYDVVKASITGSIVGNLLLGMGLAILLGGLRHERQKFNATAAGMSSGLLTLAGVGLMVPALFHFTSKQEEELSTEIAIVLFIAYVLSLVFTLKTHQHLFRAEAEEQVGAGTPRGEEEQEEAWSKNKAIGILAAVTIAIAFMSEILTGAIEPAAAGIGLTPIFAGVIFLAVFGNAAELMNSIRFARNNQMDLVMGIAVGASTQVIMFVAPMLVFVSYLLGPKPLDLLFVPFEIAAIVIAILVNGNLTKDGESHWMEGVMLLGVYLILGIGFFFLPM, from the coding sequence ATGGGTCTTAATCTACTCCTGGTCTTCATCCCTATTGCAGTAGGACTTGACTGGTACGAAGCCAACCCCATTCTGGTCTTCATTGCCTCGGGCCTTGCCATTGTGCCGTTAGCGGGTTTGATGGGGCGATCAACGGAAAGCCTGTCGGTCTATATCGGCGCGACACTTGGCGGATTACTCGCGGCCACGATGGGAAATGCCCCGGAATTGATTATTTCGATTTTCGCCTTGAAAGCCGGGCTCTACGATGTGGTCAAAGCCTCCATCACCGGATCCATCGTGGGAAACCTGCTGCTCGGAATGGGGCTTGCGATACTCCTCGGCGGCCTTCGCCATGAACGGCAAAAATTTAATGCGACGGCGGCCGGGATGAGTTCGGGACTGTTAACACTCGCGGGTGTCGGGCTTATGGTCCCTGCGCTATTTCATTTCACGTCAAAACAGGAAGAGGAACTCAGTACCGAAATCGCCATTGTGCTCTTCATCGCCTATGTCCTAAGCCTGGTGTTTACCCTAAAAACTCACCAGCATTTATTTCGCGCGGAAGCCGAAGAACAGGTTGGAGCAGGCACGCCTCGAGGAGAGGAGGAACAAGAAGAGGCATGGAGTAAAAACAAGGCCATTGGGATCTTGGCGGCCGTCACCATTGCGATTGCCTTCATGAGCGAAATATTAACCGGAGCAATTGAGCCCGCAGCCGCAGGCATCGGCCTTACGCCTATTTTTGCCGGTGTGATTTTTCTCGCCGTATTCGGAAATGCGGCAGAGCTGATGAATTCCATACGGTTTGCCAGGAATAATCAAATGGATCTGGTCATGGGCATTGCCGTCGGGGCGAGTACCCAGGTGATCATGTTTGTGGCACCGATGCTGGTATTCGTCAGTTACCTTCTCGGTCCCAAACCCCTGGATCTGCTTTTCGTGCCATTTGAAATTGCGGCCATTGTCATCGCGATTCTCGTCAACGGAAACCTCACGAAAGATGGCGAATCCCACTGGATGGAGGGCGTGATGTTGCTGGGAGTCTATCTGATTTTAGGCATTGGATTTTTCTTTCTTCCGATGTAG